One Oceanispirochaeta sp. M1 genomic window carries:
- a CDS encoding protein-glutamate O-methyltransferase CheR: protein MNVSLERPVLEPREFKKLSNFIERELGIRMPEIKRIMLESRLHKRLRVLKLNNFAEYCDYLFSDTGMRQEFPFMIDVVTTNKTDFFREPDHFVYLENSIVRPYLDRSHGSGSFDIWSSASSTGEEIYTLAMVLEGIREDFGALNYTILGSDISQEVLAKARKGVYHNSRIETIPMNLKKKYFLKSKNKSEELVKVKPIIQRNVSFVQQNLMHDKYDIKKTFDIIFCRNVLIYFSQEKQKKILLNLHSHLKPDGTLFLGHSETITGLNLPFLSVAPTIYRKN from the coding sequence ATGAATGTCTCATTGGAGCGACCCGTACTTGAGCCCCGGGAGTTTAAAAAACTCAGTAACTTCATAGAACGGGAACTTGGTATCCGTATGCCTGAGATAAAAAGGATCATGCTGGAATCCAGGTTACATAAACGCCTGCGTGTCTTAAAACTCAATAATTTTGCTGAATACTGTGACTATCTGTTCAGCGATACGGGAATGCGCCAGGAATTCCCCTTTATGATTGATGTTGTAACTACAAACAAGACCGATTTTTTCAGGGAACCCGACCATTTTGTCTATCTTGAGAATAGTATCGTACGTCCGTATCTGGACCGCAGTCATGGAAGCGGATCCTTTGATATCTGGTCTTCAGCAAGTTCTACGGGAGAAGAGATTTACACTCTGGCCATGGTTCTGGAGGGGATCAGAGAGGATTTCGGTGCATTGAATTATACTATTCTCGGCTCTGATATCTCTCAGGAGGTTCTTGCAAAAGCAAGAAAGGGGGTTTATCACAATTCCCGCATTGAAACTATCCCTATGAATCTTAAAAAGAAATACTTCCTGAAAAGTAAAAATAAATCGGAAGAGCTGGTCAAAGTGAAACCGATTATTCAAAGAAATGTAAGTTTTGTTCAGCAGAATCTGATGCATGACAAATACGATATTAAAAAAACATTTGATATCATATTCTGTAGAAATGTCCTTATCTATTTTTCCCAGGAGAAGCAGAAAAAGATACTCCTTAATCTGCACAGTCATCTCAAACCCGACGGAACCCTTTTTCTGGGTCATTCGGAAACTATAACCGGATTGAATTTACCCTTTCTGTCGGTGGCTCCGACAATTTATAGAAAAAACTGA
- a CDS encoding chemotaxis response regulator protein-glutamate methylesterase, with product MAAQKIKVLIIDDSAVVRQTLSSIIDAERDIEVINTAPNPIIGEKKIAAQKPDVIVLDIEMPQMDGLTFLKKLMAENPIPTIICSSTTDKGGQNALTAIDLGAVDIVTKPKVGTKEFLQESSIRICDVIRAAATTKARVRKPVSQGLVAPKLTADAILSKSNRPLAIATTEKVIAVGASTGGTEALRIFLEMMPANSPGIVIVQHMPEHFTKSFAQRLNSLCRIEVKEAENNDVVYPGRALIAPGNQHLLLKRQGARYYVETKDGPLVCRHKPSVDVLFRSAARYSGPNTVGVIMTGMGDDGARGMKEMKEAGAYNIAQDEKTCVVFGMPNEAIKRGGVDNVLPLQKIAEEVIRRTNG from the coding sequence ATGGCAGCACAAAAAATAAAAGTACTTATAATTGATGATTCTGCGGTTGTACGTCAGACATTGTCTTCGATCATCGATGCAGAAAGAGATATTGAGGTGATCAACACAGCGCCGAATCCTATTATCGGTGAAAAGAAAATAGCCGCGCAGAAGCCCGATGTTATTGTCCTTGATATTGAAATGCCTCAGATGGACGGACTTACTTTCCTGAAAAAACTGATGGCGGAAAACCCTATACCCACCATTATCTGTTCCAGTACAACAGATAAAGGCGGGCAGAATGCACTCACCGCAATAGACCTGGGTGCTGTAGATATTGTAACAAAGCCTAAAGTCGGTACCAAGGAATTCCTTCAGGAATCGAGTATAAGAATATGCGATGTTATACGTGCTGCCGCAACAACTAAAGCCAGGGTCAGAAAACCTGTTTCCCAGGGTCTCGTTGCCCCAAAATTAACAGCTGATGCAATTCTTTCAAAATCAAATAGACCCCTGGCTATCGCTACAACTGAAAAAGTTATAGCCGTCGGTGCATCCACAGGCGGTACAGAAGCTCTCAGAATCTTTCTTGAGATGATGCCAGCAAACTCTCCCGGAATCGTAATAGTTCAGCATATGCCTGAACATTTTACAAAATCTTTTGCACAAAGACTGAATTCTCTTTGCAGAATTGAGGTTAAAGAAGCAGAGAATAATGATGTTGTTTATCCTGGAAGAGCATTGATTGCTCCTGGAAATCAGCATCTCCTTCTTAAAAGACAGGGTGCCCGTTATTATGTAGAAACTAAAGACGGTCCTCTTGTGTGTCGACATAAACCCTCCGTTGATGTCCTTTTTCGTTCAGCCGCACGTTACTCAGGTCCCAATACAGTTGGTGTCATTATGACAGGTATGGGAGATGATGGAGCCAGAGGAATGAAGGAAATGAAGGAAGCGGGAGCCTATAATATTGCGCAGGATGAAAAGACCTGTGTTGTTTTTGGTATGCCCAATGAAGCAATTAAAAGAGGTGGAGTAGATAATGTTCTCCCACTGCAGAAAATTGCCGAAGAAGTGATCAGGAGAACTAATGGATAA
- a CDS encoding CRISPR-associated protein Cas2: MFVSIIVDLGNEDSQKIVQNLLFRYGFKQIQNNTFESLSINENNLSRLKLDLDRSTDFYDSIRIYQYPIKGTLVITSLTEKRWRRNIIKEKNTGGANA, translated from the coding sequence ATGTTTGTTTCCATCATTGTTGACCTGGGTAATGAAGACAGTCAGAAAATTGTTCAAAATCTTTTATTTCGTTATGGATTTAAGCAGATTCAGAATAATACATTTGAATCGTTATCAATTAACGAAAATAATCTGTCTCGTCTGAAGCTGGACCTGGACCGTTCCACTGATTTTTATGACTCGATACGTATATACCAGTACCCTATTAAGGGTACTCTGGTTATTACATCATTAACCGAGAAACGATGGCGCAGGAATATTATTAAAGAAAAAAACACCGGAGGCGCAAATGCTTAG